A window of the Bacteriovorax sp. PP10 genome harbors these coding sequences:
- the rpsU gene encoding 30S ribosomal protein S21, translating to MAQDPQSAITVMIDERSGVERSLKKFKRMCESFGVVREYRKRQEYKKPSVKHKEKTEAADKRRKKTAMKSTRVSKY from the coding sequence ATGGCTCAAGATCCACAATCAGCAATTACTGTTATGATCGACGAAAGATCTGGTGTAGAGCGTTCTTTGAAGAAATTCAAAAGAATGTGTGAATCATTTGGTGTTGTACGCGAGTACAGAAAACGCCAAGAGTACAAAAAACCTTCTGTAAAGCATAAGGAAAAAACCGAAGCAGCAGATAAACGTAGAAAGAAAACAGCAATGAAATCAACTAGAGTATCTAAATACTAA
- a CDS encoding 4a-hydroxytetrahydrobiopterin dehydratase produces the protein MNTQEINEKLKTLTEWTYDEKTLSLVKAFQFKSYLKNIAFVNAVAWVANKENHHPDLEVSFNRCIVKFTTHDAGGVSEKDFTLAKIVDSL, from the coding sequence ATGAACACTCAAGAAATCAACGAAAAATTAAAGACACTTACTGAATGGACTTACGATGAAAAGACTTTGTCTTTGGTAAAAGCATTTCAGTTTAAAAGTTATTTAAAGAACATCGCTTTCGTTAATGCCGTTGCCTGGGTTGCCAATAAAGAAAATCATCACCCGGACCTAGAGGTGAGTTTTAACCGTTGTATTGTCAAGTTTACTACACACGATGCTGGTGGAGTTTCAGAAAAAGATTTTACTCTGGCAAAAATTGTAGACTCTTTATAG
- a CDS encoding phosphatase PAP2 family protein, which yields MKTSKSLSIEFATLALIVSLAMIYSHESGFDIFLAGHFFNSTDQWMYRDSFVLEKILHKGGVIFSIVLLVAFLGRWLYLFKVDGDKKQRDYAGFVFLSSILTIITVFFLKRWSTLPCPWNSVAFGGGVNPPELLRAFALDLPNGHCFPAGHSSGGFCFLSLYFGYTFIYRKRNFKTLVPGLLIGTAFGMTQQMRGAHYLSHDLTTILLSITISWIMSLIYSYYDKNYEN from the coding sequence ATGAAGACCTCTAAATCTCTCAGTATTGAATTTGCAACTCTGGCATTGATTGTAAGTTTAGCGATGATCTACTCACATGAGTCGGGATTCGATATTTTTCTTGCAGGCCATTTTTTTAATTCCACTGATCAGTGGATGTACCGCGATTCTTTTGTCTTAGAAAAGATTTTACATAAAGGCGGAGTTATTTTCAGCATCGTTCTTTTGGTCGCTTTTCTAGGCCGCTGGCTTTATCTTTTCAAAGTTGATGGTGACAAAAAACAAAGGGACTATGCAGGCTTTGTTTTTCTTTCATCAATACTCACTATTATCACAGTTTTTTTTCTAAAGAGATGGTCTACGCTTCCTTGTCCTTGGAATAGCGTGGCCTTTGGCGGGGGTGTAAATCCTCCTGAACTATTGAGGGCCTTCGCACTGGATCTTCCCAATGGACACTGTTTTCCTGCCGGGCACTCTTCTGGGGGCTTTTGCTTTTTATCACTGTATTTCGGATACACTTTTATTTATAGAAAAAGGAATTTCAAAACTTTAGTTCCTGGTCTTTTAATCGGAACCGCTTTTGGAATGACACAGCAGATGCGTGGTGCCCATTATTTATCTCATGACTTAACAACGATATTACTAAGTATTACAATCTCATGGATTATGTCTTTAATTTATTCTTATTATGATAAAAACTATGAAAATTAA
- a CDS encoding phosphoethanolamine transferase: MKIKLSQNQLTLIISIFFVLFYNLAFFSKTFAVYPIDTQNIFFLASIVIILISATNLMLSLLLLIMNSFLRVVRLKVVYKRFFLVVFFLAMLAAYVMDTYSTVIDDTMLLNILKTDAKESLDLVTIKLFFYIIFLFVLPMFLIFKIEVKEVLFKKDLVLKLKTILISLVVIFVMTISFGKFYASFLREQKPLRYYTNPTYWIYSMGKFGSSFFKNPSKALEAIGKGSIIPVHDVDRDMVILVVGETARRDSFSLNGNKNETNPLLKKENVLSFTNATSCGTSTAISVPCMFSYFGRSKFNVDDANSTENLLDVLSHTQEVNILWRDNNSDSKGVAVRAKFEDYKTSATNTICDEECRDVGMLVGLQKHIDSVKEKDILIVLHQMGNHGPAYYKRYPKEFEVFRPVCKTSELGKCTNEEITNAYDNAILYTDYFLSKVITLLKANSSKFNTAMLYVSDHGESLGENGIYLHGLPYMMAPKEQKDIAMIMWFGGGMEAETNYVLLKKRLNEPYSHDNVFHTILGMFEVESSVYKPEMDILDGVHIQINSTKNN; the protein is encoded by the coding sequence ATGAAAATTAAATTATCACAAAATCAGCTTACACTCATCATCTCAATATTTTTCGTTCTCTTTTATAATTTAGCCTTTTTTAGTAAGACATTCGCAGTTTATCCAATTGATACTCAAAATATTTTTTTCTTAGCATCCATTGTGATCATCTTAATTTCAGCAACTAACCTGATGTTGAGTCTATTGCTTTTAATTATGAATTCATTTTTGAGAGTGGTGCGCTTAAAGGTCGTTTATAAAAGATTTTTTCTTGTGGTCTTCTTTCTGGCGATGCTTGCGGCCTACGTGATGGATACTTACAGCACTGTGATTGACGATACGATGTTATTAAATATTTTAAAGACAGACGCTAAAGAATCATTAGATCTGGTAACGATAAAATTATTTTTCTATATTATCTTCCTTTTTGTTCTCCCTATGTTTTTGATTTTTAAAATAGAGGTCAAGGAAGTATTGTTTAAAAAGGATTTGGTTTTAAAGTTAAAAACTATTTTAATTTCTCTGGTTGTCATCTTTGTGATGACGATTTCATTTGGAAAGTTTTATGCATCTTTTCTGCGTGAACAAAAGCCTTTAAGGTATTACACAAATCCGACTTATTGGATTTACTCAATGGGGAAATTCGGCAGCAGCTTCTTTAAGAATCCTAGTAAAGCACTTGAGGCCATTGGGAAAGGTTCCATAATCCCGGTACATGACGTTGACCGTGACATGGTGATTTTAGTTGTAGGGGAAACTGCAAGAAGAGATAGTTTTTCACTCAATGGAAATAAAAATGAAACCAATCCGCTACTTAAGAAAGAAAATGTCCTGAGTTTTACCAACGCCACTTCATGTGGGACTTCAACCGCGATTTCTGTGCCTTGTATGTTTTCATATTTTGGGCGTAGTAAGTTTAATGTAGACGATGCCAATTCAACTGAAAACCTTCTGGATGTTTTATCACATACACAAGAGGTAAATATTTTATGGCGAGACAATAACTCAGACTCTAAGGGAGTCGCAGTAAGAGCAAAATTTGAAGACTATAAAACGTCTGCAACCAATACGATCTGCGATGAGGAGTGCCGTGATGTGGGGATGCTGGTGGGGCTGCAAAAACATATTGATAGTGTTAAGGAAAAAGATATCCTGATTGTTTTACATCAAATGGGGAATCATGGGCCTGCCTACTACAAACGATACCCAAAAGAATTTGAGGTTTTCAGGCCTGTCTGCAAGACTAGTGAGCTTGGGAAATGTACCAATGAAGAAATTACCAATGCCTATGACAATGCTATTTTATATACCGATTATTTTTTATCTAAAGTCATCACGCTTTTAAAGGCCAACAGTAGCAAGTTTAATACGGCCATGCTTTATGTAAGTGATCATGGAGAGTCATTGGGAGAAAATGGTATATATCTGCATGGCCTGCCATATATGATGGCACCTAAAGAGCAAAAAGATATTGCAATGATTATGTGGTTTGGTGGAGGGATGGAAGCTGAAACAAACTATGTATTACTAAAAAAGAGACTTAACGAACCTTATTCTCACGACAATGTTTTTCATACAATCCTGGGAATGTTTGAAGTTGAATCTTCTGTTTATAAACCAGAAATGGACATTCTTGATGGTGTTCATATCCAAATTAATTCCACGAAAAATAATTGA
- a CDS encoding glycosyltransferase, giving the protein MNIVYVSDQYWPSVSGVPVSMDSFKENFSSMGHTINLLVPDYPEAAEWDKSNNSTNVFRFSSRSVFFNKENRIVRGSEKKKIYAKLNALKPDLIHIHTEFSMAKIVIKYARKNKIPLVLTAHTNWEELINEYVKFIPHKLARFYCRSLLRRVFNKADRIIAPTTLMASRLHSYNISSQIDVIPTGVNVKHFSRLALNGKMSVNYKLDMIADRVRGYKTLMYVGRLGREKNIKFLIDVFHKLTETHNDIKFVIVGGGPSRNELQAYVRHLDLEDLVLFTGFVEREMLKDFYSLAYVFIFGSKVESQGLVILESMTCGTPVVAIGEMGTKALMRRGRGGFMVKDDIDLFIEKVDLLLSDPEVYKSKAAEALQEAEEWRSEIMSERVLTLYEDLLIEKGRFNAIQIYETHSLDSVDNTDYLKCSGS; this is encoded by the coding sequence GTGAATATCGTTTATGTGTCAGACCAGTACTGGCCATCAGTAAGTGGCGTTCCCGTTTCAATGGATTCTTTTAAAGAAAACTTTTCTTCAATGGGGCATACAATTAATTTGCTCGTCCCTGATTATCCAGAAGCTGCAGAGTGGGATAAATCTAACAATTCAACAAATGTTTTTCGTTTCAGCTCACGTTCTGTTTTCTTCAATAAAGAAAATCGTATTGTGAGAGGCTCGGAAAAAAAGAAAATTTATGCCAAGCTAAATGCTCTCAAGCCAGATTTAATTCATATCCATACTGAATTCTCTATGGCGAAAATTGTCATCAAATACGCTAGGAAAAATAAGATCCCCTTAGTTTTAACAGCTCATACTAATTGGGAAGAGTTGATCAATGAATATGTAAAGTTCATTCCTCATAAACTTGCACGCTTTTATTGTCGATCTTTGTTACGTAGAGTTTTTAATAAAGCTGATCGTATTATCGCACCGACAACACTGATGGCCTCAAGATTACACTCGTACAATATCAGCAGTCAGATTGATGTGATCCCAACAGGTGTTAACGTGAAACATTTTTCAAGGTTAGCTCTCAACGGCAAAATGAGTGTGAACTATAAGCTTGATATGATTGCTGACAGAGTACGTGGTTATAAAACATTGATGTATGTTGGAAGACTCGGCAGAGAAAAGAATATTAAATTCTTAATCGATGTCTTTCATAAACTGACTGAAACTCATAACGATATTAAATTTGTCATTGTCGGTGGAGGCCCTTCACGTAATGAACTCCAGGCCTATGTCCGTCATTTAGATTTGGAAGACTTAGTTTTATTCACTGGATTTGTTGAAAGAGAAATGCTCAAGGATTTTTATTCTTTGGCCTACGTTTTTATTTTTGGATCAAAAGTTGAGAGTCAGGGACTGGTCATTCTTGAGTCAATGACTTGTGGAACACCTGTTGTGGCCATTGGTGAAATGGGGACCAAAGCGTTAATGCGCAGAGGGCGCGGTGGCTTCATGGTTAAGGACGATATAGATTTATTTATCGAAAAGGTGGATTTACTATTAAGCGATCCAGAGGTCTACAAAAGTAAGGCCGCTGAGGCCCTGCAGGAAGCAGAAGAATGGCGAAGTGAAATCATGTCCGAAAGAGTTCTCACACTTTATGAAGATTTACTAATTGAAAAAGGAAGATTTAATGCAATTCAAATTTATGAAACACATTCTCTTGATAGCGTTGACAACACTGACTATCTCAAGTGCAGTGGCAGCTGA
- a CDS encoding outer membrane lipoprotein-sorting protein, whose amino-acid sequence MQFKFMKHILLIALTTLTISSAVAADKKADIKKILDGVDRLYRSEHSFGTLEMRIETPDWKRTLDINVWASGLDKTFIRILSPQKDKGVATLRIQNDMWNFFPKIDKTMKVPPSMMMGSWMGSDFTNDDLVKESTFIKDYDSALTEPTVADITNYYIELKPKAKTATVWDKIILIVNKQTSIPVRQEYYDDKGVKIREIVFKDIKKFGNRNIPAVMELTPFNKAGHKTTIEYKELKFDSVDEAVFSQINLQKRI is encoded by the coding sequence ATGCAATTCAAATTTATGAAACACATTCTCTTGATAGCGTTGACAACACTGACTATCTCAAGTGCAGTGGCAGCTGATAAAAAAGCAGATATCAAAAAAATCTTAGATGGTGTGGATAGACTTTATCGTTCGGAACATAGTTTTGGTACGCTGGAGATGCGCATTGAAACTCCTGACTGGAAACGTACACTGGACATTAACGTCTGGGCCTCTGGATTAGATAAAACATTTATCAGAATTTTATCGCCACAAAAAGATAAAGGTGTCGCCACTTTAAGAATTCAAAATGATATGTGGAACTTCTTTCCAAAGATCGACAAGACGATGAAGGTGCCACCTTCGATGATGATGGGATCATGGATGGGGTCTGACTTCACTAACGATGACTTAGTTAAAGAGAGTACATTTATAAAAGATTATGATTCGGCATTAACTGAACCTACTGTCGCTGATATCACTAATTATTATATTGAATTAAAACCTAAGGCAAAAACGGCAACTGTTTGGGATAAAATTATTCTGATTGTTAACAAGCAAACGTCAATTCCAGTGCGCCAGGAGTACTACGATGACAAAGGTGTGAAAATCAGAGAGATCGTCTTTAAGGATATCAAGAAATTTGGCAATAGAAACATCCCCGCTGTGATGGAGTTAACACCTTTTAATAAGGCCGGACACAAGACGACGATTGAATACAAAGAACTGAAGTTTGACAGTGTTGACGAAGCCGTCTTTTCTCAAATCAATTTACAAAAGCGTATTTAA
- a CDS encoding ABC transporter permease, with protein MLILKIAFRNIFRQRRRSAFTILTMVGGFVLFSLALSISEGTYGTVIEKFTKSYTGHLQVHKNGYLDKPSLYKSLDDYATLSNEIKKIPGVKSWTPRVYSGALASKDKKTSMARIIGIDPEAEARTTSIKMKVKEGEYLKATTEVKNNVIIGAGLAETLKLKLGDEMVLVGQGADGSISNDIFIVSGILKGDVYSKDRNYCYMDIKKAQSFLSMDTNFHEIAIIVDEYQNADSAAAFLDENFKKAGLSNLEVLPWAKVEKQFYNTMVFEKKGMRICLIVIVIIVAIGVLNTVLMTILERTTEYGVLRALGTRPLTLFWMIILESAGLAIISIIIGFIISFILNYWVSIHGIDYPNPIDIGGFTITTMYGLIYAGAFIGPAIVTFVTALFVSIFPAIRAMKISPVEAMRMN; from the coding sequence ATGTTAATTTTAAAAATAGCATTTCGAAATATATTCAGGCAGAGGCGTCGCTCGGCATTTACTATCTTAACGATGGTAGGGGGCTTTGTTCTTTTCTCTCTTGCCTTATCTATTTCTGAAGGGACTTACGGAACAGTTATTGAAAAATTCACGAAGTCCTATACTGGACACCTACAGGTTCATAAAAATGGTTATCTCGATAAACCGTCACTTTATAAATCTTTAGATGACTATGCGACACTCAGTAATGAAATTAAAAAAATCCCAGGTGTAAAATCATGGACTCCTCGAGTTTACTCAGGAGCTCTGGCCTCAAAAGATAAAAAAACTTCGATGGCAAGGATCATAGGAATTGATCCGGAGGCAGAGGCCAGGACTACATCTATTAAGATGAAAGTGAAAGAAGGTGAGTATTTAAAAGCAACGACTGAAGTTAAAAATAATGTCATCATTGGAGCGGGCCTTGCTGAAACTTTGAAGTTGAAGCTAGGAGACGAAATGGTACTGGTTGGACAAGGGGCCGATGGCTCAATCTCCAACGATATTTTTATCGTGAGCGGAATCTTAAAAGGCGATGTTTACTCCAAAGATCGAAACTACTGCTACATGGATATAAAAAAGGCACAGTCCTTTTTATCTATGGACACTAACTTCCATGAAATTGCCATTATCGTAGATGAATATCAAAACGCTGATAGTGCAGCTGCATTTTTAGATGAGAATTTTAAAAAAGCAGGTCTCTCAAATCTTGAAGTTCTTCCTTGGGCCAAAGTTGAAAAACAATTTTACAACACTATGGTTTTTGAAAAGAAAGGGATGCGCATTTGCTTGATCGTTATCGTGATTATTGTGGCCATTGGCGTACTTAATACTGTGTTGATGACTATTTTAGAGAGGACAACAGAGTATGGAGTGCTAAGGGCGTTGGGGACCAGACCTTTGACACTTTTTTGGATGATTATTTTAGAGAGTGCCGGGCTTGCCATTATCTCGATCATTATAGGATTCATTATAAGTTTTATTTTAAATTATTGGGTTTCGATTCATGGAATTGATTACCCCAATCCGATTGATATCGGAGGATTCACTATTACGACGATGTACGGTCTGATTTATGCCGGTGCCTTTATAGGTCCTGCTATCGTCACTTTTGTGACGGCCTTATTCGTGAGTATTTTTCCCGCAATTAGGGCGATGAAAATCAGCCCGGTTGAAGCGATGAGGATGAATTAA
- a CDS encoding ABC transporter permease, protein MWLVLKLAWRNIFRNKRRTILSVLAIGVGLAAMMFADALIVSLGETMVRSATEDFSGNAQIHQSEFVKNLEVEKVITNSEQILKDLKSENELQSFTPRVLSYGMLTSTSDANNIIVYGIDAEQEKGVSRISQLMVQGDYLNAQDDRKILIGKKLADNLNIGVGDRVVVTVAKSGLGELSQEMFRVGGIFAFGVREMDENVAFINLSVAQSILNLGSNIHEIALNFKDLNIPAKKHYSIATKYSKDGNVVSGWNKMFKDLAAILEFTQFSLGILAVILFGIIAFGIMNTLFMSLYERMFEFGVLRAVGTRPSVVARMILYEAFMMALVSTVVGVIIGIILIGFFSKYGIDYRGIEYAHLVFKDKIYPHFRLIQFTLYPVCLIVFATLVGIYPAIYAAKIIPAVALRKK, encoded by the coding sequence ATGTGGTTAGTACTTAAGCTCGCATGGAGAAATATTTTTAGAAACAAGAGGCGCACGATTCTCTCGGTTCTCGCTATTGGAGTGGGGCTAGCTGCGATGATGTTTGCCGATGCTCTTATCGTAAGCCTGGGTGAGACGATGGTTCGTTCGGCGACTGAAGACTTCTCAGGTAATGCCCAGATCCATCAAAGTGAGTTCGTAAAAAACTTAGAAGTGGAAAAAGTCATCACGAATAGCGAGCAAATTTTAAAAGACTTAAAAAGTGAAAACGAATTACAAAGTTTTACTCCAAGAGTTTTAAGTTATGGAATGCTTACTTCAACTTCCGATGCCAACAATATTATTGTGTACGGGATCGATGCAGAACAAGAAAAAGGCGTTTCAAGAATTTCGCAATTGATGGTGCAAGGGGATTATTTAAATGCCCAGGATGACCGAAAAATTCTTATCGGTAAAAAACTAGCGGACAATCTTAATATTGGAGTTGGTGACAGGGTTGTTGTGACGGTTGCAAAATCAGGATTGGGAGAGCTTTCTCAGGAGATGTTTCGCGTCGGTGGGATTTTTGCTTTTGGTGTGCGTGAGATGGATGAAAATGTGGCGTTTATTAATTTAAGCGTGGCACAGAGTATTCTTAACCTTGGAAGTAATATTCATGAAATTGCATTGAACTTTAAAGACCTGAATATTCCCGCAAAAAAACATTACTCGATCGCTACCAAATACTCTAAAGACGGTAACGTCGTGAGTGGATGGAATAAAATGTTTAAAGACCTGGCCGCTATTTTAGAATTCACTCAGTTTTCGCTGGGGATTCTGGCCGTCATTTTATTCGGCATCATTGCTTTTGGGATTATGAATACATTGTTTATGTCCCTATATGAGAGGATGTTTGAATTTGGCGTTCTTCGCGCTGTAGGAACCAGGCCAAGTGTTGTGGCCAGAATGATTCTTTATGAAGCTTTTATGATGGCCCTGGTGAGTACTGTTGTTGGTGTGATCATCGGAATTATCTTAATTGGATTCTTTTCCAAGTATGGAATCGATTACCGCGGAATTGAATACGCTCACTTAGTTTTTAAAGACAAAATTTACCCTCACTTTCGATTGATCCAATTTACTCTTTATCCTGTCTGTCTGATTGTCTTTGCGACGCTCGTGGGGATTTACCCTGCGATTTATGCAGCAAAAATTATCCCGGCAGTCGCATTGAGGAAAAAGTAG
- a CDS encoding ABC transporter ATP-binding protein codes for MIQNMENMGGDILRTENVMKTYMSGEIEVTALHKINIAIKKGEFTAIAGPSGSGKSTLLNLLSGLDRPSNGKVFIDQRPISDMSGNQLSDFRRDHIGFIFQSYNLIPVLTVKENIEYIMLIQGIPEGERAERVNDVLKDVGLTTMGNRRPAQLSGGQQQRVAIARAVVSRPSIILADEPTANLDSVTADNLIDMMRSLNETKGITFLFSTHDKRIMDHSKRLIILKDGNIDSDT; via the coding sequence ATGATTCAAAATATGGAAAATATGGGCGGTGACATTTTACGAACTGAAAATGTCATGAAAACTTATATGTCAGGCGAGATCGAAGTCACAGCTTTACATAAGATTAATATTGCCATCAAAAAAGGTGAGTTCACTGCGATTGCGGGGCCATCTGGTTCAGGGAAATCAACACTACTTAATTTATTAAGTGGTCTCGATAGACCAAGTAACGGAAAAGTTTTTATCGATCAAAGGCCAATCAGCGATATGAGTGGAAACCAACTATCAGACTTCAGAAGAGATCACATTGGATTTATCTTCCAGTCTTATAATTTAATTCCCGTTTTAACGGTTAAGGAAAATATTGAGTACATTATGCTTATTCAGGGAATACCTGAAGGCGAGCGGGCAGAACGTGTGAATGATGTCTTAAAAGATGTAGGACTCACAACAATGGGAAATAGAAGGCCTGCTCAGTTGTCTGGAGGTCAGCAGCAGAGAGTGGCCATTGCCCGTGCGGTTGTCTCTCGTCCAAGTATTATTCTGGCCGATGAGCCGACGGCCAATCTTGACTCTGTTACGGCCGACAACCTGATTGATATGATGAGATCGCTTAACGAAACGAAGGGCATCACATTTTTATTTTCTACTCACGATAAAAGAATCATGGATCACTCTAAAAGATTAATTATTTTAAAAGACGGAAACATTGATAGTGATACATAA
- a CDS encoding TolC family protein, with protein sequence MKNLFFFLITLLICVDTQAKAYQLKELIELAKVHPEVKIEEFEVEKAKTLFERINGETRPKLSILSGVGPNKSVTGNPLESTQSNRIDTVTYVAKIDLKVPLFAFNRQNDLIKAADGNMKVKALDVEKKEAQLIRKVKEYYYGFQYASSLNEFAGSTLSDLDDVLKGMKENKKKNSDEDFTKLTLFRSLAQVKKYEIEKGLAQGLLGLKYISQTEAPTVEQDWIEFNQRKIPTLADLNNMLAQTNVDLRKANIGVDAKTSFLTSEKKSQLPVFGIFSSYDWRETPGSTKQTSKFAYDSYNTSEFSIGVGLIWEIDFGVKSSNVSAARIDLESIKVQQAYAQKNLPIQIEKIYLDLVEAGLKATELEKSYKSSKKLLNNIATGVAMGITPAKDIIESYTLKAQIYQQFVEAAYNYEMKLAELSYEMGTELDPTLK encoded by the coding sequence ATGAAAAATCTTTTTTTCTTCCTCATCACTCTACTTATCTGTGTTGATACGCAAGCAAAGGCGTACCAATTAAAAGAACTCATTGAGCTTGCGAAAGTTCATCCGGAAGTTAAGATTGAAGAGTTTGAAGTTGAAAAAGCAAAAACACTATTTGAGCGTATCAATGGTGAGACCAGACCAAAACTTTCTATTTTAAGTGGTGTTGGCCCAAATAAGAGTGTCACTGGGAACCCCCTTGAGTCTACTCAATCAAATAGAATCGACACTGTCACTTACGTTGCTAAAATTGATTTAAAAGTCCCTCTTTTTGCTTTCAACCGCCAGAATGATTTAATCAAAGCTGCCGACGGGAACATGAAAGTGAAAGCTCTCGATGTTGAAAAGAAAGAAGCTCAGCTGATTAGAAAAGTGAAAGAATACTATTACGGCTTTCAGTACGCTTCGAGCCTTAATGAATTTGCTGGATCAACCCTTAGCGACTTAGACGATGTCTTAAAGGGCATGAAAGAAAATAAAAAGAAAAATAGCGATGAAGACTTCACTAAGCTGACTCTTTTTAGATCCCTTGCTCAAGTAAAAAAATATGAAATTGAAAAAGGCTTAGCTCAAGGCCTTTTGGGATTAAAATACATCTCCCAAACAGAAGCCCCGACAGTTGAGCAGGATTGGATTGAATTCAATCAAAGAAAGATTCCCACACTTGCCGATCTAAATAATATGCTTGCTCAGACCAATGTCGACCTAAGAAAGGCCAATATTGGAGTGGATGCCAAGACCTCTTTTTTAACGAGTGAAAAAAAATCTCAGCTTCCAGTGTTCGGAATTTTTTCTTCATACGACTGGAGAGAAACTCCTGGTTCTACTAAACAGACCTCAAAATTCGCTTATGACTCATATAATACTTCTGAATTCTCTATCGGTGTCGGACTTATCTGGGAAATTGATTTTGGAGTTAAATCAAGTAACGTAAGTGCTGCCAGAATTGACTTAGAATCAATCAAAGTTCAACAGGCCTATGCTCAGAAAAATCTTCCGATTCAAATTGAAAAGATTTACCTGGATTTAGTGGAAGCAGGACTTAAGGCAACTGAGCTGGAAAAATCTTATAAATCATCTAAGAAACTTTTAAATAATATCGCAACCGGAGTTGCCATGGGGATCACTCCAGCAAAGGATATTATCGAGTCTTATACGCTTAAAGCACAAATCTATCAGCAGTTCGTTGAAGCTGCTTATAACTATGAAATGAAGCTTGCAGAGCTGTCATATGAAATGGGCACAGAGCTCGATCCCACTTTAAAATAA
- a CDS encoding ABC transporter substrate-binding protein, giving the protein MKLFFTLLLLLPVFVKAQTSADVAPEALIQNIFTLAQKENPLNNPKLKSELDGNFDFKQMSLNILGAEAKKRSTSDLQWFETSIKEIITKTVYPKAPEFLKGVKITYGSTLVDGTKATVPSTVAKKGEKTDVSYSLVKSTSGWKVIDVSIDEESWVKTINDKMNKALKEKGWNGVKELLNNRLKALNKKT; this is encoded by the coding sequence ATGAAGTTATTTTTTACTCTTTTACTGCTACTTCCCGTGTTCGTCAAAGCTCAAACATCGGCCGACGTGGCCCCTGAAGCTCTGATCCAAAATATTTTTACCTTAGCTCAAAAAGAGAACCCTCTTAATAATCCAAAACTTAAAAGTGAACTTGATGGAAACTTCGATTTTAAACAAATGTCCCTGAACATTCTTGGAGCAGAAGCAAAAAAGAGATCAACATCGGATCTTCAATGGTTCGAAACAAGCATTAAAGAAATCATCACAAAGACAGTTTACCCTAAGGCACCTGAATTCCTTAAAGGCGTAAAGATCACTTACGGCAGCACTTTAGTTGATGGGACTAAGGCCACTGTTCCTTCAACAGTTGCAAAAAAAGGTGAAAAGACGGACGTGAGTTACTCACTAGTTAAAAGCACATCAGGATGGAAAGTTATCGATGTCTCTATTGATGAAGAATCGTGGGTTAAAACGATCAACGATAAAATGAACAAAGCACTAAAAGAAAAAGGTTGGAATGGAGTGAAAGAACTTCTTAACAATCGCCTAAAGGCACTTAACAAGAAAACTTAA